One window of the Granulicella arctica genome contains the following:
- a CDS encoding site-2 protease family protein, translated as MSLNVVLAIFEFVVMVLAISVHDCAQAWAASRMGDPTARMLGRMTLNPLRHIDVLGTLIWPLLYIFRSPLVLGWGKPIPVTPNNFRRPGRDEMLVYAAGPVAHFGAAAVCLVVLLVIKHTVPAAAESLRVAEYLARFRAEIPTDNLPSFFPVVLFLYFGILTNLLLFVFNLLPLPALDGGKILRHFLPYNAAKAFDSYGLYLMIGFMFLGFQIVLYFFSPLLAFFNGLLAVL; from the coding sequence ATGTCGCTGAATGTTGTCCTTGCTATCTTCGAATTTGTCGTCATGGTGCTTGCTATTTCAGTGCATGACTGCGCCCAGGCGTGGGCCGCTTCGCGTATGGGTGATCCAACGGCCCGGATGCTGGGGCGAATGACGCTGAATCCGCTTCGTCACATCGACGTGCTCGGAACGCTGATCTGGCCGCTGCTGTACATCTTTCGCAGCCCACTGGTGCTTGGGTGGGGTAAGCCGATTCCGGTTACGCCGAATAACTTTCGCAGGCCTGGGCGGGATGAGATGCTGGTGTATGCGGCAGGTCCTGTGGCGCATTTCGGTGCGGCTGCGGTGTGCCTTGTGGTGCTTCTGGTGATCAAACACACGGTCCCGGCGGCGGCTGAGTCGCTTCGTGTTGCGGAGTATCTTGCACGATTTCGGGCGGAGATTCCTACGGATAACCTGCCGAGCTTCTTTCCGGTGGTGCTGTTTCTCTACTTCGGGATTTTGACGAATCTGCTGCTGTTTGTGTTCAACCTGCTGCCGCTGCCGGCGCTTGATGGGGGTAAGATCCTGCGGCACTTTCTGCCTTACAACGCGGCCAAGGCGTTCGACAGCTATGGCCTGTACCTGATGATTGGGTTCATGTTTTTGGGCTTCCAGATTGTGCTGTATTTTTTCAGCCCCCTGCTTGCGTTCTTCAATGGCCTGCTAGCCGTGCTGTAG
- a CDS encoding electron transfer flavoprotein subunit alpha/FixB family protein: MSGVLVVFEQTGGQWNRMSFEALAAGQQLAASLGMDCSAAVLGQGVAGLAEELAGKKLAKAYSVEHALLAAYTADGYVVGLEQLVKQTTPDYVVFPHTYQVRDFAPALATRFKQVLISDVIAMHDGKTFVRQLLQGKLNADYTQTGAGPCFLSIQAGTFRADAVEAGTAPVEAVTVQLEAAQIRNKPGERFRESAQTVDLSAAPVIVSVGRGIGEQDNIGIVQELADALGAELAASRPICDAGWLPMERQVGSSGQTVSPKLYLAVGISGAIQHLVGMKGSKSIIAINKDENAPIFEVADYGVVGDLFEIVPALTKAIVAAKE, translated from the coding sequence ATGAGCGGAGTTCTGGTTGTCTTTGAGCAGACGGGCGGGCAGTGGAATCGGATGAGCTTCGAGGCTTTGGCAGCGGGGCAGCAGCTTGCGGCTTCATTAGGGATGGATTGTTCGGCTGCTGTGTTGGGGCAGGGAGTTGCTGGTCTTGCTGAGGAGCTTGCGGGCAAGAAACTGGCGAAGGCTTACAGCGTGGAGCATGCACTGCTCGCGGCGTATACGGCGGATGGGTATGTCGTCGGGCTGGAGCAGTTGGTGAAGCAGACTACGCCTGACTACGTTGTGTTTCCGCACACGTACCAAGTGCGGGATTTCGCTCCGGCGCTGGCGACGCGGTTCAAGCAGGTGCTGATCTCGGATGTGATTGCCATGCATGACGGCAAGACGTTTGTGCGCCAACTGCTGCAGGGCAAACTCAACGCGGATTACACACAGACGGGTGCAGGACCCTGCTTTCTGTCGATCCAGGCTGGAACGTTTCGGGCAGATGCGGTGGAGGCGGGTACGGCACCGGTCGAGGCGGTGACAGTTCAGCTTGAGGCTGCGCAGATTCGCAACAAACCCGGTGAGCGCTTCCGCGAGTCGGCACAGACTGTGGATTTGAGTGCGGCTCCGGTGATTGTTTCGGTGGGCCGTGGGATCGGCGAACAGGACAATATTGGCATCGTGCAGGAGCTTGCGGATGCGTTGGGAGCGGAACTGGCGGCTTCGCGGCCGATCTGCGACGCGGGCTGGCTGCCGATGGAGCGGCAGGTTGGAAGCTCCGGGCAGACGGTGTCCCCAAAGCTCTATCTGGCGGTCGGGATCTCGGGGGCGATTCAGCACCTTGTCGGAATGAAGGGTTCGAAGTCGATTATCGCGATCAACAAGGATGAGAATGCGCCGATCTTCGAGGTCGCGGACTATGGCGTGGTGGGTGATCTGTTCGAGATTGTGCCGGCACTGACGAAGGCCATCGTCGCAGCGAAAGAATAG
- a CDS encoding electron transfer flavoprotein subunit beta/FixA family protein, whose amino-acid sequence MKILVAIKQVPERDAQIHIAADGKWIEEDDLTYTINEPDAYALEEALQLKEKNGGEVVVLCAGPERVLTTLREALAKGADRAIHIEADDLGSRDTLGVAQLLADAVKVESPDLILTGLQSDDLGLGQTGVVLAELLGIPHATIIMHVEVTGAGMTVKRELEDGWFQHVEMPLPALLTIQSGGNKLRYATLMGIKKAKTKETKTVEAAAASEAQAVELTRVYLPEKQKKTEMLTGSPAEIAAKLVEKLKFDVRVL is encoded by the coding sequence ATGAAGATTCTCGTGGCGATCAAGCAGGTGCCGGAGCGCGATGCGCAGATCCATATTGCGGCGGATGGCAAATGGATCGAGGAAGACGATCTGACGTACACGATCAATGAGCCGGATGCGTATGCATTGGAAGAGGCTCTGCAGTTGAAGGAGAAGAACGGTGGCGAGGTGGTGGTGCTGTGCGCCGGGCCGGAGCGGGTGCTGACCACGCTGCGGGAGGCGCTGGCAAAGGGTGCTGATCGGGCGATCCATATCGAGGCGGATGATCTTGGTTCGCGGGATACGTTGGGCGTGGCGCAGTTGCTGGCGGATGCCGTGAAGGTGGAGTCGCCGGACCTGATTCTGACGGGGCTGCAGTCGGATGATCTTGGGCTTGGGCAGACGGGCGTGGTGCTGGCAGAGCTGTTGGGTATTCCACACGCGACGATCATCATGCACGTGGAGGTTACAGGCGCTGGGATGACAGTGAAGCGGGAGCTGGAGGATGGCTGGTTCCAGCATGTGGAGATGCCACTGCCTGCACTGCTAACAATCCAGTCGGGTGGGAACAAGCTGCGGTATGCGACGTTGATGGGCATCAAGAAGGCCAAGACGAAGGAGACCAAGACCGTTGAGGCTGCGGCGGCGAGCGAGGCTCAGGCGGTTGAGCTGACGCGAGTGTATTTGCCGGAGAAGCAGAAGAAGACCGAGATGCTGACTGGGTCTCCGGCTGAGATTGCGGCAAAGCTGGTTGAGAAGCTGAAGTTCGATGTGAGGGTGCTATGA
- a CDS encoding DUF427 domain-containing protein codes for MADEAILAGQESVWDYPRPPRLEATGRRLRVVHAGVVVAETQRGMRILETSHPPVYYFPPEDVAMEMVRPSAQRGSFCEFKGVASYWDLVIAGTATVRGVAWSYAAPSKAYVGLRDYLAFYASKVDECWVDEERVVAQSGDFYGGWITAHLKGPFKGAPGTMGW; via the coding sequence ATGGCAGACGAAGCGATTTTGGCAGGACAGGAATCGGTATGGGACTATCCGCGACCGCCTCGACTGGAGGCTACGGGGCGGCGGTTGCGCGTGGTCCATGCGGGTGTCGTGGTTGCGGAGACGCAGCGCGGGATGCGGATACTGGAGACGAGTCATCCACCGGTGTACTACTTTCCGCCGGAGGACGTGGCGATGGAGATGGTGCGACCGAGTGCGCAGCGCGGAAGCTTCTGTGAGTTCAAGGGCGTGGCGAGCTACTGGGATCTTGTGATCGCGGGTACGGCGACTGTCCGAGGAGTGGCGTGGAGCTACGCGGCTCCTTCGAAGGCGTATGTAGGGCTGCGGGACTATCTCGCGTTCTATGCGAGCAAGGTAGACGAGTGCTGGGTAGATGAGGAACGTGTTGTGGCACAGTCGGGTGACTTTTATGGTGGGTGGATTACGGCTCATCTGAAGGGGCCATTCAAGGGCGCGCCGGGCACGATGGGCTGGTAG
- a CDS encoding (Fe-S)-binding protein → MVLAAQVPVHSLLIFGLGTIAEPLQFSSVEIAVLLVAVAASAGLFFWRFGPILRTVYYSKKDADFSLNPVGRRVWDFFWEVLCQAKVIEQRPAPGIAHAFVFWGFLAFALVSLNHFAVGVRLGFLPPASFAGAFYFLFAAAWAALVAVSIAGLFVRRFFVRPVWLGKKVSYESGFISFLIFLLMVTYLGTFFVADGSVTVKALWWTHTLALLIFLPLIPHTKHLHLVLSPLTVFLKRDGFSKIPPLQGDEDFGLVAGKDVTQLIALQAYSCVECGRCTEHCPASNTGKVLNPKEIVLGMRSYLNEFGAASETPLLNEARGVELNGSPDNPVANFFSMEAAFECTTCGACEFQCPVGIQHLPIIVGLRRGATNTGAWEDTYGTKLFLALEKNGNALGLSAMERDKFVQKQGFPIFDGTQEYCLWLGCMGGYDPKGREIIADFAKVMTYLGTSFGVMKKEKCTGDPARRLGNDLVFQTLAEAGLMAFATAKVQKIVAICPHCVRTIATDWREYGIAPEIEHHSEFMERYKERLPKQGGGESIVYHDPCYLGRYQDVYEEPRAIVALAGELVEAPRSHERSFCCGAGGGLAFLGEENGSRVSHVRAKELADTGAQTVGTACPFCNTMFRDALSAVSATPPQLLDIAQLTARALPLAAPVLSE, encoded by the coding sequence ATGGTTCTCGCTGCGCAGGTGCCGGTACATTCTCTGCTGATCTTCGGGCTTGGGACGATCGCCGAGCCGCTTCAATTTTCTTCTGTAGAGATTGCAGTACTGCTGGTCGCGGTGGCGGCTTCCGCAGGGCTGTTCTTCTGGCGGTTCGGACCGATCCTTCGGACGGTTTACTACTCCAAAAAAGATGCTGACTTTTCTCTGAACCCTGTAGGGCGGCGGGTGTGGGACTTCTTCTGGGAGGTTCTTTGCCAGGCCAAGGTGATCGAGCAGCGGCCTGCGCCGGGGATTGCGCATGCGTTCGTCTTCTGGGGATTTCTGGCGTTTGCGCTGGTGAGTCTGAATCATTTTGCGGTTGGGGTGCGGCTTGGGTTTCTGCCGCCTGCGAGCTTTGCTGGCGCTTTCTACTTTTTGTTTGCGGCGGCGTGGGCTGCTCTGGTGGCGGTGTCGATTGCGGGACTGTTTGTGCGGCGATTTTTCGTCAGGCCGGTGTGGCTGGGGAAGAAGGTCTCGTACGAGTCTGGATTTATTTCGTTCCTGATCTTCCTGCTGATGGTGACGTATCTTGGGACGTTCTTCGTGGCGGACGGGAGCGTGACGGTGAAGGCGCTCTGGTGGACGCATACGCTGGCGCTGCTGATTTTTCTGCCGCTGATCCCGCATACGAAGCACCTTCATCTTGTGCTGAGCCCGTTGACTGTGTTTCTGAAGCGGGATGGATTTTCAAAGATCCCGCCGTTGCAGGGGGATGAGGATTTTGGGTTGGTTGCGGGCAAGGATGTGACGCAGCTGATTGCGCTGCAGGCGTATAGCTGCGTGGAGTGTGGGCGGTGCACGGAACACTGTCCGGCTTCGAACACTGGAAAGGTGCTCAATCCGAAGGAGATCGTCCTTGGGATGCGGAGCTATTTGAACGAGTTTGGGGCGGCGTCTGAGACCCCTTTGCTGAATGAGGCGCGGGGCGTGGAGTTGAATGGGAGCCCCGATAATCCGGTGGCGAACTTTTTCTCGATGGAGGCTGCGTTCGAGTGCACGACGTGCGGGGCGTGTGAGTTTCAGTGCCCTGTGGGGATACAGCATCTGCCGATTATTGTTGGGCTGCGACGGGGAGCTACGAATACAGGAGCGTGGGAGGACACGTACGGGACGAAGCTATTTCTGGCGTTGGAGAAGAACGGCAATGCGCTTGGCCTGAGTGCAATGGAACGGGACAAATTTGTGCAGAAACAGGGCTTTCCGATCTTCGACGGGACGCAGGAGTATTGCCTGTGGCTGGGCTGTATGGGTGGGTATGACCCTAAGGGGCGGGAGATTATTGCGGACTTCGCGAAGGTGATGACGTATCTCGGGACGAGCTTTGGGGTGATGAAGAAGGAGAAGTGTACGGGTGATCCGGCTCGGCGGCTTGGGAACGATCTTGTGTTTCAGACGCTGGCTGAGGCCGGGTTGATGGCGTTCGCTACGGCGAAGGTGCAGAAGATCGTGGCGATCTGTCCGCACTGCGTTCGAACGATTGCTACGGACTGGCGCGAATACGGGATTGCGCCGGAGATCGAGCACCATTCGGAGTTCATGGAGCGGTATAAGGAGAGGTTGCCGAAGCAAGGTGGCGGTGAGTCGATTGTGTACCATGACCCTTGCTACCTTGGGCGCTATCAGGATGTGTACGAGGAGCCGCGGGCGATTGTGGCGCTGGCGGGGGAGTTGGTGGAGGCGCCTCGGTCGCATGAGCGTAGTTTCTGCTGCGGGGCTGGTGGTGGATTGGCGTTTCTCGGGGAAGAGAATGGGAGCCGTGTGAGCCATGTGCGTGCAAAGGAGCTTGCGGACACGGGGGCACAGACGGTGGGTACGGCGTGTCCGTTCTGCAACACGATGTTCCGCGACGCGCTTTCGGCGGTAAGTGCGACGCCGCCACAGTTGCTGGATATTGCTCAGTTGACGGCGCGGGCGTTGCCCTTGGCTGCTCCGGTTCTCAGCGAATAA
- a CDS encoding SIMPL domain-containing protein — protein MKLHLSLTLLAFPMALSVASAQTIQVNKDNRTIAITATDKATAQADIATLHIGFIAYGPDNDTAYATGSRLSNAIHNTLTAAGIHEDAIESENQAVSPVEDYATNKLTPAEKQQRKFQVTQSWIVRSNADESAKLLDLAVKAGANQSGQIDWSLKDQNAPAAEAAAKALQRARTVAEQMARSLNVKLGALIYATNQTEAEPIRPINSRMTVPAPMMAMQKVAPLAINPRRVETSATVFAIE, from the coding sequence ATGAAGCTTCACCTCTCCCTCACCCTCCTCGCCTTCCCAATGGCTCTGTCCGTCGCCTCCGCCCAGACCATCCAGGTCAACAAAGACAACCGCACCATCGCCATCACCGCCACAGACAAAGCCACCGCCCAGGCCGACATTGCCACCCTCCACATCGGCTTCATCGCTTACGGGCCGGACAACGACACCGCCTACGCCACCGGCTCCCGCCTCTCGAACGCCATCCACAACACCCTTACCGCTGCCGGCATCCACGAGGATGCCATCGAGAGTGAAAATCAGGCCGTCAGCCCGGTCGAGGACTACGCAACCAACAAACTCACCCCCGCCGAGAAGCAGCAGCGCAAATTTCAGGTCACCCAAAGCTGGATCGTACGCAGCAACGCCGACGAGTCCGCGAAGCTCCTCGACCTTGCCGTAAAGGCAGGCGCAAATCAAAGTGGACAGATCGACTGGAGCCTCAAGGATCAGAACGCGCCAGCAGCCGAAGCCGCCGCGAAAGCTCTCCAGCGAGCCCGCACCGTGGCCGAGCAGATGGCACGCAGCCTCAACGTCAAGCTCGGCGCACTCATCTATGCGACAAATCAGACTGAAGCCGAGCCGATTCGACCCATAAACAGCAGGATGACCGTACCAGCGCCCATGATGGCTATGCAGAAGGTCGCTCCCCTGGCGATCAATCCGCGTCGCGTTGAAACTTCAGCCACCGTCTTTGCCATCGAGTAG
- a CDS encoding acyltransferase, with the protein MPPLPYRDLRPSPEAEATYKRWLNHLHEEFSRHPALDRRAEIVRDELFQIYLGRPHGGKVSTALVSELASTSLYESFDPRNVTLEPEYYGDVDPEKYASRKALIYFWQMFDRSPLGLNHWLGYRFRCMLGKHIFRHLGKNVKIFHNVEFTFGYNLTIEDNCTIHKNVLLDDRGEIILHEGTSISDYANIYSHTHDINHQADVTNKVTELGPRARVTYHATVLAGASIGEDAMLGAMGLATRPVPPSSVSVGIPAKVKREKNPTP; encoded by the coding sequence ATGCCCCCATTGCCCTATCGCGATCTACGACCCTCCCCCGAGGCGGAAGCCACCTACAAACGCTGGCTCAACCACCTCCACGAGGAGTTCAGCCGCCACCCCGCGCTCGATCGCCGCGCCGAGATCGTTCGCGACGAGCTCTTCCAGATCTATCTCGGCCGTCCCCACGGCGGCAAGGTCAGCACTGCCCTCGTCAGCGAACTCGCCAGCACCTCGCTCTACGAGTCCTTCGACCCACGTAACGTCACCCTGGAGCCCGAGTACTACGGCGACGTCGACCCCGAGAAATATGCCTCCCGCAAAGCCCTCATCTACTTCTGGCAGATGTTCGACCGCTCCCCGCTCGGTCTCAACCACTGGCTCGGCTACCGCTTCCGCTGCATGCTCGGCAAACACATCTTCCGCCACCTCGGCAAAAACGTGAAGATCTTCCACAACGTCGAGTTCACCTTCGGCTACAACCTCACCATCGAGGACAACTGCACCATCCACAAGAACGTTCTTCTTGATGATCGCGGCGAGATCATCCTCCACGAGGGCACCAGCATCTCCGACTACGCCAACATCTACAGCCACACCCACGACATCAACCACCAGGCCGACGTCACCAACAAGGTCACCGAACTCGGCCCTCGCGCCCGTGTAACCTATCACGCCACCGTCCTCGCCGGAGCCAGCATCGGCGAAGACGCCATGCTCGGAGCCATGGGCCTCGCCACCCGCCCAGTCCCACCGTCATCGGTCTCGGTCGGCATACCCGCCAAGGTGAAACGCGAGAAAAACCCGACCCCGTAG
- the moaA gene encoding GTP 3',8-cyclase MoaA: protein MSVISLSIPNLGFASLSGGGVQLAESPTRLRDSYGRAITDLRVSVTDRCNYKCVYCRTGNEGAQFYELPIADYLRMIRSFVALGIEKIRLTGGEPLLRSGLVEMVREIASMRTAYLPDGTPTDDGAPLDIALTTNGHLLEGLAAPLKAAGLTRVTVSMDAVDAATFAAITRVPRSFDKVLAGVRAAQAAGLGPVKVNCVLLRGFNDDQIEQFAELSRREGVIVRFIEWMPLEEPSSAPDARSWKPETVITLDEIVTRLNVWQPAPGVTAGLVELPPNAASETAKRYTFADGLGEIGIIAPVSRPFCGHCSRIRLTSDGRIRTCLFSQSDHDLAGVMMRGASSDDMEQYIRGVVMRKEARHHIGEAGFQKPSRSMVHIGG, encoded by the coding sequence ATGTCAGTGATCTCTCTCTCCATCCCGAATCTCGGCTTTGCTTCCCTGAGCGGGGGAGGCGTCCAACTCGCCGAGTCGCCGACCCGGCTGCGAGACAGCTACGGTCGCGCCATTACCGATCTGCGCGTCTCCGTCACCGATCGCTGCAACTACAAGTGTGTTTACTGCCGTACCGGCAACGAGGGAGCCCAATTCTACGAACTCCCCATCGCTGACTACCTCCGTATGATCCGCTCCTTCGTCGCACTCGGCATCGAAAAGATCCGTCTCACCGGCGGCGAACCCCTACTCCGCTCGGGCCTCGTCGAGATGGTCCGCGAGATTGCCTCGATGCGCACCGCCTATCTTCCTGACGGCACTCCGACAGACGATGGCGCTCCACTCGACATCGCCCTCACGACCAACGGCCACCTGCTCGAAGGTCTCGCTGCTCCCCTCAAAGCCGCCGGCCTCACCCGTGTCACCGTGAGTATGGACGCCGTCGATGCTGCCACCTTCGCCGCGATCACCCGTGTCCCACGCAGCTTTGACAAGGTGCTCGCCGGCGTTCGCGCCGCACAGGCCGCCGGTTTAGGCCCGGTCAAGGTCAACTGTGTCCTCCTGCGCGGCTTCAACGACGATCAGATCGAGCAATTCGCCGAGCTCTCCCGCCGCGAAGGCGTCATCGTTCGCTTCATCGAGTGGATGCCCCTCGAAGAGCCCTCCTCTGCCCCCGATGCCCGCAGCTGGAAACCCGAAACCGTTATTACCCTCGACGAAATTGTCACTCGTCTCAACGTCTGGCAGCCAGCCCCTGGCGTCACTGCCGGCCTGGTCGAACTTCCTCCCAACGCCGCCAGTGAGACTGCCAAACGCTATACCTTCGCCGACGGCCTCGGCGAAATCGGCATTATCGCGCCAGTCTCCCGCCCGTTTTGTGGTCACTGCAGCCGGATCCGGCTCACCTCTGATGGCAGAATCCGCACCTGCCTTTTCTCGCAGAGTGATCACGATTTAGCTGGAGTGATGATGCGCGGCGCATCGAGTGACGATATGGAGCAATATATCCGGGGCGTGGTCATGCGTAAGGAAGCACGGCACCACATCGGCGAGGCTGGATTTCAAAAGCCATCGCGAAGTATGGTTCACATCGGAGGATGA
- a CDS encoding GGDEF domain-containing protein translates to MREKRQFEVIESRQMDHLRVFHDVARALTSALELEQILGTIMHKMAQFFGPERWSLLMVDEATQELYYAIAVGENAESLKGLRVPLGEGVAGWVASTGNPLVVPDVSLDPQWAAFAQSQPDLNIQSIACLPVRSENRTLGVIQLLNSKLDLLSEYSISFLRILCDYAAIAIRNARSMRLIQELSITDDCTGLFNARHLYQLLDDQVAAAAPGRKTQFSLLFLDLDHFKSVNDTHGHQRGTRLLAEVGNLLKRSLGPANFAFRYGGDEFVALMPNLDKHAAMTMAIGLCEQFRKARFLESDGLALSILASFGLATFPEDGETVHDILRSADMMMYEAKNSTRNNVAVAGHGLVMDKPALSQFAEIRGELRLTERRRVNL, encoded by the coding sequence TTGAGAGAGAAGCGACAGTTTGAAGTCATCGAAAGCCGGCAGATGGATCATCTCCGCGTCTTCCACGATGTGGCCCGTGCGCTCACCTCGGCGCTCGAACTCGAACAGATCCTCGGCACCATCATGCACAAGATGGCCCAGTTCTTCGGACCGGAACGCTGGTCGCTCCTCATGGTTGACGAAGCCACGCAGGAGCTTTACTACGCTATAGCGGTCGGTGAAAATGCCGAATCGCTCAAAGGCCTTCGCGTTCCCCTCGGCGAAGGTGTCGCTGGCTGGGTCGCCTCAACCGGCAACCCGCTCGTCGTCCCCGATGTCTCGCTGGACCCTCAATGGGCAGCTTTCGCGCAGAGCCAACCCGATCTCAACATACAGTCCATCGCCTGCCTCCCCGTCCGCTCCGAAAACCGGACCCTCGGCGTCATCCAGCTCCTCAACAGCAAGCTCGACCTTCTCTCCGAATACTCGATCTCTTTCCTGCGCATCCTCTGCGACTATGCAGCCATCGCCATCCGCAACGCGCGATCCATGAGGCTTATCCAGGAACTTAGCATCACCGACGATTGCACCGGCCTCTTCAACGCTCGGCATCTCTATCAGCTTCTCGACGATCAGGTCGCCGCGGCAGCGCCCGGCCGCAAGACTCAGTTCAGCCTCCTCTTCCTCGATCTTGACCACTTCAAGTCGGTCAACGACACGCATGGCCACCAGCGCGGAACCCGTCTCCTCGCCGAAGTTGGCAACCTGCTCAAGCGATCCCTCGGACCTGCCAACTTCGCCTTTCGCTACGGTGGCGACGAGTTCGTAGCCCTCATGCCAAACCTCGACAAGCATGCCGCCATGACGATGGCCATTGGCCTCTGCGAGCAGTTTCGCAAGGCGCGCTTCCTCGAAAGTGACGGGCTCGCCCTCAGCATCCTCGCCAGCTTCGGCCTCGCAACCTTCCCCGAAGATGGCGAAACCGTCCATGACATCCTGCGTTCAGCCGACATGATGATGTACGAGGCCAAGAACTCCACCCGCAACAACGTGGCCGTAGCCGGTCACGGCCTCGTCATGGACAAGCCTGCTCTCAGCCAGTTTGCCGAGATTCGCGGTGAACTCCGTCTCACCGAGCGACGCCGCGTCAACTTGTGA